In Gambusia affinis linkage group LG08, SWU_Gaff_1.0, whole genome shotgun sequence, a single window of DNA contains:
- the parp12a gene encoding protein mono-ADP-ribosyltransferase PARP12, whose translation MASKDLIIRVLCDNHGCLDFEQLLELAQSNFGFEVADLRSVLFDDGIIAIREGKEKLASGYLIRPDSLVVAKTSLRLCQIKGGQCKQCDGLHLCRYIIGGSCTFGDKCKNPHSLTSHHNNRLLRRHGLQDLTEKQLLQLLMQNDPFLLPEVCPHYNKGDGQFGSCKFAATCKKLHVCLHSLQGDCKFGSSCKRKHTFDQQALKLFQGFSEENIQNLYKIYRNKFIIAGQQEKPAAASVLPEVRITHQQPSREPSQNKPQSPTKSASPSKPLTDAERNEICLFFIRRHCSFKENCIRVHWYLPYRWQVLDQDGVTWKDLVNMEEVEKAFCDPSCETSCKDQPRPTSAFMSIFSFRSAPKSEPCVDFKNMTFGGSQVRRLSTASSVSKPPHFILTTEWLWYWKEDDGRWVEYGQGSGDPSVTSQILENMYMADRETEISFQAGKQKYVLHFKDAAGTQQMYQQNVQYQTRRAVRRRPRFVSAQDVEAKLKSETSHTANSSTAENVPSHWDKNALPDLGYKLIVLSKPAADYNMIEMLFKRTLPNANIQSIQRIQNPSLWEVFQWQKEQMQKRNGGKLVNQQYLFHGTDESLVDAICEQNFDWRMCGVHGTAYGKGSYFARDATYSDRYSRIGGSQTKNMFVALVLVGEYTTGSSSYVRPPPKAGSKALYDSCVNSTSNPSIYVIFEKQQIYPEYLIKYR comes from the exons ATGGCTTCTAAGGATTTAATTATTAGGGTCCTGTGTGACAACCATGGGTGTTTGGACTTTGAGCAGCTGCTAGAACTCGCCCAGAGCAATTTCGGCTTTGAGGTGGCAGATCTGCGCTCAGTTCTTTTTGACGACGGTATAATAGCGATACGAGAAGGAAAAGAGAAGCTCGCCAGCGGTTATTTAATCAggcctgatagtctggtagtaGCAAAAACCAGCCTGAGGCTTTGCCAGATAAAAGGTGGACAATGTAAGCAGTGTGATGGTTTACACTTGTGCAGGTATATTATTGGTGGAAGCTGCACATTCGG AGACAAGTGTAAAAATCCACACAGTCTCACCTCTCACCACAATAATCGGCTTTTAAGGAGACACGGTCTTCAAGATTTGACAGAGAAACAGTTGTTGCAGCTCTTAATGCAGAATGACCCTTTTCTGCTTCCTGAG GTTTGTCCACATTACAACAAGGGTGACGGACAGTTTGGCTCCTGCAAGTTTGCCGCCACTTGCAAAAAGCTCCATGTCTGCCTGCACTCTCTGCAGGGAGACTGTAAGTTTGGCTCTTCGTGTAAGAGAAAACACACTTTTGACCAACAAGCATTGAAACTTTTCCAAGGATTCAGTgaggaaaatattcaaaacctTTACAAGATCTATAGGAATAAATTCATCATCGCTGGTCAACAAGAGAAGCCAGCTGCTGCATCAG TGCTTCCAGAGGTGAGAATCACCCATCAGCAGCCTTCCCGTGAACCTTCTCAAAACAAACCTCAATCTCCAACTAAATCTGCCAGCCCTTCTAAACCATTAACTGATGCTGAGCGTAACGAAATCTGCCTCTTCTTTATACGCAGACACTGCAGCTTCAAAG AGAATTGCATCCGCGTCCACTGGTATCTGCCTTACAGATGGCAGGTTTTAGACCAGGACGGTGTGACCTGGAAGGACTTGGTCAACATGGAGGAAGTTGAGAAAGCATTCTGTGATCCGTCATGTGAGACGAGCTGCAAAGATCAACCAAGACCTACGTCAGCATTTATGAGCATTTTCAGTTTTCGAAG TGCACCAAAAAGTGAGCCTTGTGTGGACttcaaaaatatgacatttggAGGATCACAAGTTCGGCGGCTGTCCACTGCCTCATCTGTATCAAAGCCCCCACACTTCATTTTAACAACAGAGTGGTTGTGGTACTGGAAGGAAGACGATGGGAGATGGGTGGAGTACGGACAG gGTTCAGGAGATCCCTCTGTCACTTCCCAAATTCTGGAGAATATGTACATGGCAGACAGAGAAACGGAGATCTCTTTCCAGGCTGGCAAACAGAAGTATGTTTTACACTTTAAGGATGCAGCAGGAACTCAGCAAATGTATCAGCAGAATGTACAATACCAGACTAGGAGGGCTGTACGAAGGAGACCTCGCTTTGTTTCAGCTCAAGATGTGGAGGCGAAGCTCAAGAG tgaaACATCACACACTGCAAACTCATCCACTGCGGAAAATGTTCCATCGCATTGGGACAAGAATGCACTGCCTGATCTAGGATATAAG ctaATAGTTCTGTCCAAACCCGCAGCAGATTACAATATGATTGAGATGTTGTTCAAGCGCACCCTGCCTAATGCTAACATTCAAAGCATCCAGAGGATTCAGAATCCATCCTTGTGGGAAGTCTTTCAATG GCAGAAGGAGCAGATGCAGAAGAGGAATGGAGGGAAGCTTGTAAATCAGCAGTACTTGTTCCACGGGACAGATGAGAGTCTGGTTGACGCCATATGTGAGCAAAACTTTGACTGGAGGATGTGTGGTGTCCATGGAACAGCCTATGGCAAAG GGAGCTACTTTGCCAGAGATGCAACCTACTCAGACAGATATTCCAGGATTGGAGGGAGTCAAACCAAGAACATGTTTGTTGCTCTGGTCCTGGTAGGTGAATATACGACTGGGAGCAGCAGCTACGTTCGACCAccaccaaaagcaggaagcaaagcTCTTTATGACAGCTGTGTTAATTCCACCAGCAACCCCAGCATATATGTGatctttgaaaaacagcagatttatCCAGAGTATCTCATCAAATACAGATAg